In Trichoderma atroviride chromosome 2, complete sequence, one DNA window encodes the following:
- a CDS encoding uncharacterized protein (EggNog:ENOG41~TransMembrane:12 (i48-69o89-109i121-139o151-169i178-199o211-230i250-276o288-309i316-339o345-365i386-406o426-448i)), which yields MAQGSVELRDVNADTLNHDNQDLDVLGASSEPQAFNNEFSLPPVDTGAAAWLFLAACWGVEALTFGFGFSFGVFQDYYSSHAPFAGSGAIAAIGTTTTGIMYIGTPFVVALCRLYPRQARWFTPVGLVIASLALALSSFCTTVPQLIVTQGVLYGAGSCIAYCPCTLYIDEWFVRRKGLAYGIVWSAAGLGGVFLPLALEALLDNLGFQNATRVAAGILFVFSFPLTILIKPRLPYSPITHSRPLNLRFVASKIFILYQLANVIQATGYFLPAIYLPTYARMTFGASTFLAALTIILFNMAIAIGLIVMGLLSDKLAATTCMFISAVGAAISVLVIWGLTESLAVLYLFCVFYGFFAGAWASIWPGIMREVSQRGESDRYGYADPIMVHGCLCVGRGVGNILSGPLSDSLIKSMPWRGKAIGGYGSGYGILILYTGITGLLSGMNILWKL from the exons ATGGCCCAAGGCTCAGTCGAGCTCCGCGATGTGAATGCGGATACACTGAATCACGATAACCAGGATCTGGATGTACTAGGTGCCAGTTCCGAGCCTCAAGCCTTCAATAATGAATTCTCCCTGCCGCCTGTTGATactggagcagcagcgtggcTATTCTTGGCTGCCTGCTGGGGGGTTGAGGCTCTAACCTTTG GCTTTGGCTTCTCCTTTGGTGTCTTCCAGGACTACTATAGTTCCCATGCTCCGTTCGCGGGCTCCGGTGCTATCGCCGCCATCGGCACTACCACAACG GGAATCATGTACATTGGAACGCCGTTTGTCGTTGCCTTATGCCGCTTGTACCCTCGCCAAGCCCGCTGGTTCACTCCTGTTGGCCTCGTTATCGCTTCTTTAGCTTTGGCACTGAGCTCCTTTTGCACCACCGTGCCTCAACTTATTGTGACCCAAGGAGTCTTGTACGGGGCCGGCAGCTGTATTGCTTACTGCCCGTGTACACTATACATCGACGAATGGTTTGTTCGGCGAAAAGGGCTTGCTTACGGCATTGTTTGGAGCGCAGCAGGCCTGGGTGGAGTTTTTCTCCCCTTGGCCCTCGAGGCCCTCCTTGATAACCTCGGATTCCAGAACGCTACGAGAGTTGCCGCGGGCATTCTATTCGTATTTTCGTTCCCCTTGACCATATTGATCAAGCCCAGACTGCCGTACTCGCCGATTACTCACAGCAGGCCGCTCAACTTGCGATTCGTGGCATCCAAGATCTTCATCTTATACCAATTGGCAAATGTTATCCAGGCGACAGGTTATTTTCTCCCAGCCATTTACTTACCGACATATGCCCGCATGACCTTTGGAGCCTCAACTTTCCTAGCAGCGTTGACAATCATCTTATTCAACATGGCCATAGCCATTGGCCTCATCGTCATGGGCTTGCTGAGCGACAAGCTTGCAGCCACAACCTGTATGTTCATCTCCGCCGTTGGGGCAGCCATATCTGTCTTGGTAATATGGGGACTCACGGAGTCTCTTGCGGTGCTATACCTGTTTTGCGTCTTTTACGGTTTCTTCGCTGGGGCATGGGCGAGTATTTGGCCTGGCATAATGAGAGAGGTTTCTCAGAGAGGCGAGAGTGATAGATACGGGTATGCCGATCCCATCATGGTGCATGGCTGTCTTTGTGTCGGGCGAGGCGTGGGTAATATCCTCTCGGGGCCGCTTAGCGACTCTCTTATCAAGAGCATGCCTTGGCGAGGAAAGGCTATAGGAGGGTATGGGAGCGGATATGGCATTCTGATCCTTTATACTGGTATTACAGGCCTGTTGAGTGGGATGAATATTCTTTGGaagttataa
- a CDS encoding uncharacterized protein (EggNog:ENOG41) has translation MRAETPHSNADNPPIRVHNNGGTGALQRAASSNQRPFSEPDPAKPSPRPDPSGSLKRKAQTDARGSQKRPRHASWPASLAPEPLSINGLLRQHSRHRLFVTPLQWKPLQLELLGCRFTIGKAGKAGRTRNKDSSFDPDLLADSAICAALSRIRCLATPSFKRYAMQTMLQGCGMRLDAYSSLDFYFNQLAVATLQTDGVFVCNSCPFGGWLAFLDLPLVSERRDNSIKSTHFKRVNNPGYAIRQRRLRNIQPTNKAEDPYIAAVLIALAQEQRRQRADAAAKNQGPSIESPKHFKVHVLALSELKVASLYFYTARIPSTFLDRLDSPSLHIPSKPFRVSYHRIFLSSTATMKLGMNIAMSAIYHGHEH, from the exons ATGCGA GCAGAGACACCGCACA GCAATGCCGACAATCCACCCATTCGCGTCCACAACAATGGCGGAACTGGCGCTCTTCAACGCGCCGCATCCTCAAACCAGCGGCCCTTCTCAGAACCCGACCCTGCAAAGCCATCGCCACGGCCAGATCCGAGCGGCAGCCTGAAGCGAAAGGCACAAACCGATGCACGAGGCTCGCAGAAGCGCCCTCGCCACGCGTCATGGCCAGCCTCTCTCGCACCAGAGCCCCTGTCCATCAACggcctcctccgccagcaCAGCCGACATCGTCTCTTTGTGACGCCCTTGCAATGGAAGCCGCTGCAGTTggagctgcttggctgccGGTTCACCATTGGCAAAGCTGGCAAAGCTGGCAGGACCAGAAACAAAGACTCCAGCTTTGACCCAGATCTGCTCGCCGACTCTGCCATTTGCGCGGCATTGAGTCGTATTCGATGCCTTGCTACGCCCTCCTTCAAGCGTTATGCGATGCAAACGATGCTACAAGGGTGCGGCATGCGCCTGGACGCCTA CTCCAGCCTTGACTTCTATTTTAACCAACTCGCTGTTGCCACCCTCCAAACTGACGGTGTTTTTGTCTGCAATTCCTGCCCCTTTGGCGGATGGCTTGCCTTTCTCGATCTACCCCTTGTAAGCGAAAGACGCGACAATTCAATCAAGTCCACGCATTTCAAGAGGGTGAATAATCCGGGCTATGCAATCCGACAGCGACGTCTGCGCAACATACAGCCGACCAATAAAGCGGAAGATCCATATATAGCGGCAGTTCTCATTGCTCTCGCGCAAGAGCAGCGACGTCAACGGGCTGACGCTGCAGCCAAGAACCAAGGGCCATCAATCGAGTCGCCGAAACATTTCAAGGTTCACGTTTTAGCTCTTTCGGAACTCAAAGTGGCCAGTCTTTATTTCTACACTGCTCGCATCCCATCAACGTTTCTCGACCGGTTGGACAGCCCATCACTGCATATCCCAAGCAAGCCATTTCGTGTTTCATACCATCGGATTTTCCTTTCATCGACTGCTACAATGAAACTTGGCATGAATATTGCAATGTCTGCAATATACCATGGCCACGAGCACTGA
- a CDS encoding uncharacterized protein (EggNog:ENOG41) has product MVYPAIEVTVVTVGNRTIEDESTEDGQKYMKAFHAAATTIPGCSRGCWGRSDKYPDKVIHFIDYDTRKQHDVHKALIKGPTPPILLDVQSNETVYVIHPNTNDRNKVYYAPYTTVTFFWGIQEDKWTDVAPEFFAAVAKSDGCTGYIWGEVDTPILADFDGNASLGSGKCGILITGWRSKGQHDNDNKNPRVVKAWEAVQKVCAKADDWGTTLRITENTGHIHRWTTPLPLKDRSDWLPAAGMI; this is encoded by the exons ATGGTTTACCCGGCTATCGAAGTCACTGTTGTCACCGTCGGAAATCGCACGATTGAAGATGAATCAACTGAAGATGGACAGAAGTATATGAAAGCATtccatgcagcagcaacaactaTTCCTGGCTGCTCTCGTGGATGCTGGGGCAGAAGTGATAAATATCCAGACAAGGTTATCCATTTTATCG ACTACGACACGCGTAAACAGCATGATGTCCACAAAGCTCTTATTAAAGGACCTACGCCACCAATTCTTTTGGATGTCCAAAGCAATGAGACTGTCTATGTCATTCACCCAAACACTAATGACCGCAACAAAGTTTACTATGCCCCATACACTACAGTTACTTTCTTCTGGGGAATACAAGAAGACAAATGGACTGATGTTGCGCCCGAattctttgctgctgtggctaAATCCGATGGCTGCACTGGGTATATCTGGGGTGAAGTGGATACCCCCATTTTGGCCGACTTTGATGGTAATGCGTCGCTGGGCAGTGGAAAGTGTGGAATCTTAATCACCGGTTGGCGCAGCAAGGGCCAGCACGATAATGATAACAAGAACCCGCGAGTTGTCAAGGCCTGGGAAGCTGTTCAGAAAGTCTGTGCCAAGGCAGATGATTGGGGGACGACGCTGAGGATCACTGAGAATACCGGCCATATTCACCGATGGACTACCCCTTTGCCATTGAAGGATCGCTCTGACTGGCTTCCAGCAGCTGGGATGATTTAA
- a CDS encoding uncharacterized protein (EggNog:ENOG41): MSLEQKNKKTVADYFDRYWVKRDVSVVDELCSDDFVQSYPNHGPRHGKEGAKKMLSDFTQAFPDLTFRQYQTPLIAEGDYVAAQWVGGGTHTGTAFDDMAVGKLATPNSGKKIYFSGMTIFTLKNGKIVKEIAEEGGLTVLQQLDLVPQPNPGKEIKWDEEGNQIY, translated from the exons ATGTCTCTTGAgcaaaagaataagaagacTGTTGCCGATTATTTTGACCGCTACTGGGTCAAGCGCGACGTTTCGGTTGTGGACGAGCTTTGCTCTGACGACTTTGTCCAGTCTTATCCCAACCATGGGCCACGGCATGGAAAGGAGGGAGCAAAGAAAATGCTTTCAGACTTTACGCAG GCATTCCCAGACTTGACTTTTAGACAATATCAGACGCCTTTGATTGCCGAGGGAGACTACGTAGCTGCCCAGTGGGTTGGGGGAGGAACTCACACTGGGACAGCCTTTGACGATATGGCTGTTGGAAAGCTTGCTACTCCAAACTCTGGAAAGAAAATTTACTTTAGTGGCATGACGATTTTTACGCTGAAGAATGGTAAAATTGTCAAGgagattgctgaagaaggcggTTTGACTGTGCTTCAACAACTCGATCTCGTACCGCAGCCAAATCCCGGTAAAGAGATCAAATGGGACGAAGAGGGCAACCAAATCTACTAG
- a CDS encoding uncharacterized protein (EggNog:ENOG41): MFLVLFEVHPSAAEKSHYLDIGKTLRPELVKIDGFIDNIRYGSLTQPGWVLSLSTWRDEKSLVRWRTQGLHHTAQEKGRKEVFLDYRLRICEVTADTHVPDGHAVREQRLDITRAGDAEAAVLISMDKTGLENPSKEEALERLRLELGNVKGLVSWDAFNAVLDPGDVIAYLSFTTANAAVDFLETREGQKNIRHRGARVIRDYGMYRRDEAPQYYPEVERRE, translated from the coding sequence ATGTTCTTGGTACTCTTCGAGGTGCATCCGTCAGCGGCTGAAAAGTCTCACTATCTCGACATTGGCAAAACTCTTAGGCCGGAACTGGTCAAAATTGACGGCTTCATCGATAATATTCGATACGGCTCTTTGACTCAACCGGGCTGGGTTTTATCGCTCTCTACTTGGAGAGATGAAAAGTCGCTGGTTAGATGGCGAACACAAGGGCTCCATCATACCGCTCAAGAGAAGGGCAGAAAAGAAGTCTTCCTAGACTATCGACTAAGAATCTGCGAGGTTACGGCGGATACACACGTACCAGACGGACATGCTGTCCGAGAGCAGCGGCTGGACATTACGCGCGCAGGCGACGCAGAAGCAGCTGTACTTATCAGCATGGATAAGACGGGGTTAGAAAATCCCAGTAAAGAGGAGGCTCTGGAACGCCTTCGATTGGAGTTGGGTAATGTGAAGGGGCTGGTGTCTTGGGATGCGTTCAATGCTGTTTTGGATCCTGGCGATGTTATCGCCTATCTGTCATTCACAACTGCAAATGCTGCAGTCGACTTTCTCGAAACGCGGGAGGGCCAGAAGAACATCAGACACCGGGGAGCAAGAGTCATTCGAGACTACGGAATGTATAGGCGCGACGAAGCTCCGCAGTACTATCCAGAGGTTGAACGGAGAGAGTAA
- a CDS encoding uncharacterized protein (EggNog:ENOG41) → MALKYIVTKNAPAPPIPDLFAQGVRAGPFLFTQGTLGALADGTMVEGTVQDRARQVIKNLEAVLAAEDMTLKDVVKATIYCTDFDKNFPLVNQVWKEMMPEPRPTRMSMGVAQLPLNTDVEIEFVCYKP, encoded by the exons ATGGCCTTAAAATATATCGTTACGAAAAATGCCCCAGCACCGCCGATCCCAGATCTG TTCGCTCAGGGCGTAAGAGCAGGTCCCTTCCTATTCACTCAAGGAACCCTCGGGGCTCTTGCGGACGGCACCATGGTTGAAGGAACG GTCCAAGATCGTGCAAGACAAGTCATTAAGAATCTCGAAGCAGTGCTGGCCGCTGAGGACATGACATTGAAGGATGTGGTGAAAGCAACCATTTACTGCACGGATTTTGATAAGAATTTCCCTCTGGTCAATCAG GTATGGAAGGAAATGATGCCTGAGCCTCGTCCCACTCGAATGTCAATGGGCGTTGCTCAATTGCCTCTGAACACGGATGTTGAGATCGAATTCGTCTGTTACAAGCCATGA
- a CDS encoding uncharacterized protein (EggNog:ENOG41~TransMembrane:8 (i118-142o162-184i196-216o236-255i276-296o302-323i330-352o415-433i)~SECRETED:SignalP(1-37)), which yields MASLSLCSGMWLHAASLCCRRRYPWLSTVLSRGCVTANPQCIGGRTGKDTITTHRSSRYSWNLGVILSSKRRGNCSARLSCCNQSSNSQCCILCHGWRPSCWVWTGSRIGRRLQRYTWLALGFYTTAMLNIVVLALALWALPSDIDGAALGRETLNRLAREIDWFGCLLISAALALLSYELAVVSGSDAGRLIREPANLAILCISFALLPLFWLWMRHQTRNSRPALIPNAIWRNAPFTAVCITVFLVWGALNASEQLTALYLQEVRDFSPLTASLYFLPAPIAGAMMNAAIGLSLPFLRPWLAVPIGCLVSGIAPLLLATLCRLDGPSYWHAVFQAMALNPLGADLIYTIANLVVTSAFPTKTQALAGGVFQMLSQIGKSIGIASTSIIAQQVAASSQLANANEALLQGYKAGWWYNSGLGFVAVLVSFWGLRNVGKLGVKID from the coding sequence AtggccagcctcagcctttGCTCTGGCATGTGGCTGCACGCTGCTTCtctgtgctgccgccgccgataTCCTTGGTTGTCGACGGTTCTGTCTCGTGGGTGCGTTACTGCAAACCCTCAGTGCATTGGGGGCAGGACTGGCAAAGACACCATCACAACTCATCGCTCTTCGCGCTATAGCTGGAATCTCGGCGTCATTCTGTCTTCCAAGCGCCGTGGGAATTGCAGCGCGCGCCTTTCCTGCTGCAACCAGTCCTCGAATTCGCAGTGCTGCATTCTCTGCCATGGGTGGAGGCCAAGCTGTTGGGTTTGGACTGGGTCTCGTATTGGGCGGCGTCTTCAGCGATACActtggctggcgctgggcttctACACAACTGCCATGCTGAATATCGTTGtattggctctggctctgtgGGCACTGCCGTCAGACATTGATGGTGCTGCCTTAGGGAGAGAGACCCTCAATCGTCTTGCACGAGAAATTGATTGGTTTGGCTGTCTTCTTATCAGTGCGGCACTTGCTCTTCTATCGTATGAGCTCGCAGTGGTCTCTGGATCTGATGCTGGTAGACTTATACGCGAGCCGGCGAACTTGGCAATACTTTGCATTTCTTTCGCGCTTTTGCCGCTATTCTGGCTATGGATGCGTCACCAGACACGGAATTCCCGACCAGCACTGATACCAAACGCAATATGGAGAAATGCGCCTTTCACGGCTGTCTGTATTACCGTCTTCTTGGTCTGGGGGGCCCTCAATGCCAGCGAGCAGCTCACGGCATTGTACCTACAGGAAGTGCGCGACTTTTCTCCATTGACGGCGTCTCTGTATTTCCTTCCAGCACCTATTGCGGGTGCCATGATGaatgctgccattggcctttctcttccttttctgaGGCCTTGGCTTGCCGTGCCGATTGGCTGCCTTGTAAGTGGCATCGCGCCACTGCTTCTCGCCACCCTGTGCCGTCTTGATGGCCCCAGTTACTGGCACGCAGTCTTCCAAGCCATGGCTTTAAACCCCCTGGGCGCAGATCTCATATACACCATCGCAAATCTCGTGGTTACTTCGGCTTTTCCTACAAAGACTCAggcgctggctggcggcgTCTTTCAGATGCTTTCTCAGATCGGAAAGAGTATTGGCATTGCTTCAACATCAATCATTGCGCAGCAAgtggcagcatcgtcgcAATTAGCAAATGCGAATGAAGCGCTGCTCCAGGGCTACAAGGCGGGTTGGTGGTATAACAGTGGGCTCGGATTTGTAGCGGTGCTGGTGAGCTTCTGGGGGCTCAGAAATGTCGGCAAACTGGGAGTCAAGATTGATTAA
- a CDS encoding uncharacterized protein (EggNog:ENOG41), translating to MNKIILIFGFGPRIAAGVARAFASKGYKVAVVSRTKKAIEPGDDYLWIQADLSDAFSVEGVFTTVRSKLGIPSVVVYNAFAFSTEGFDQPLSTLITDAHINTFSAYAAAQQAMKGFAELPPDASKTFIYTSNKLHLMPIEPLVSFGMGKSASAHMIHYLAEVYKSSGYKFYHTDNRELSGVPRYYNPSPEAHGEHYLRLAEEKEQGPWNNTFVDGKGYVKFDESLTFGGYFPLPG from the exons ATGAACAAGATAATTCTCATATTTGGCTTTGGACCTCGTATCGCTGCTGGCGTAGCTCGTGCATTTGCCAGTAAGGGCTACAAGGTAGCAGTGGTTTCTCGCACAAAGAAAGCCATTGAGCCTGGCGACGATTACCTCTGGATTCAAGCGGACTTATCGGATGCCTTTTCTGTGGAGGGCGTCTTCACTACAGTGAGGAGTAAGCTAGGGATACCGAGCGTGGTTGTGTATAATG CTTTCGCCTTTTCCACAGAAGGATTTGATCAGCCATTATCGACTTTAATCACCGATGCTCATATCAATACCTTTTCCGCTTATGCAGCGGCTCAACAGGCAATGAAAGGCTTCGCCGAACTGCCGCCGGATGCTTCCAAAACGTTCATCTACACCAGCAATAAGCTGCATCTGATGCCGATAGAGCCACTAGTTTCCTTTGGAATGGGCAAATCGGCATCTGCGCACATGATTCACTATTTGGCGGAAGTGTATAAATCTAGTGGCTACAA GTTCTACCACACAGACAATCGAGAGCTATCAGGAGTGCCCAGATACTACAACCCCAGTCCTGAAGCTCATGGCGAACACTACTTGAGAttggcagaagaaaaagagcaaggcCCATGGAATAATACGTTTGTGGATGGAAAAGGGTATGTGAAATTTGATGAGTCGTTGACATTCGGAGGCTACTTCCCCCTCCCAGGCTGA
- a CDS encoding uncharacterized protein (EggNog:ENOG41): MASGKILVTGAGGNLGGLTIDLLLEKVSPEKLAVVTRDPSKLKRLVDQGVSVHKADYLDYDSLLSAFQGVDKIMFIGAHAFTDRIKQHFNVITAARQAGVKHVVYTSIQRREGSGVVLWDITESDTFTEQALRASGMAYTIMMQPSFLETFFLYFGAKALEDGVRMPFGKGKTAPVTRDDLAAANVAVLTQPGHENKTYKLSGDEAFSFSEIAQILGEVKGRKVSSENISEDEYLDFDFHGLENAPKQFPLFRLAWVKAMNNGDFEETTGELERLIGRKPTTFREYMKNNYPPV; encoded by the coding sequence ATGGCTTCAGGAAAGATCTTGGTCACCGGTGCTGGAGGGAATTTGGGTGGATTGACGATTGATCTCCTTCTCGAAAAAGTGTCCCCTGAAAAGCTTGCTGTTGTTACTCGAGATCCCTCGAAACTCAAGCGCCTCGTCGATCAAGGGGTTTCGGTGCACAAGGCGGACTACCTCGACTACGACTCGCTCCTTTCTGCGTTCCAAGGCGTTGATAAAATCATGTTTATCGGTGCACACGCCTTCACCGACCGCATCAAGCAGCACTTCAACGTCATTACGGCTGCGAGACAGGCCGGAGTGAAGCACGTTGTTTACACCTCGATCCAGCGCCGAGAGGGATCGGGCGTGGTGCTGTGGGACATCACCGAGAGTGACACCTTCACCGAGCAGGCCCTGCGCGCATCCGGCATGGCATACACCATCATGATGCAGCCGTCCTTTTTGGAGACGTTTTTCTTGTATTTTGGTGCCAAGGCGCTTGAAGACGGCGTGCGTATGCCGTTTGGGAAAGGAAAGACAGCTCCTGTTACGCGAGACGACCTCGCAGCGGCCAATGTTGCTGTGCTGACGCAGCCTGGGCACGAGAATAAGACCTATAAGCTGAGTGGCGACGAGGCGTTTTCGTTTTCGGAGATTGCGCAAATCCTAGGCGAAGTCAAGGGCAGAAAGGTATCGTCCGAAAACATCAGCGAGGACGAGTATCTGGACTTTGACTTTCATGGACTAGAGAATGCACCGAAGCAGTTCCCCCTTTTCCGCTTAGCTTGGGTGAAGGCGATGAATAATGGCGATTTCGAGGAGACGACGGGAGAATTGGAGCGGTTGATTGGGCGGAAGCCGACCACGTTTCGTGAATATATGAAGAACAACTATCCCCCTGTGTAG
- a CDS encoding uncharacterized protein (EggNog:ENOG41), which produces MVNHTQSFDSVPQELVELLTAELPYSLPLLRRLQFTKFPQGTSEHARVIFISATELSSRPDVYTAAYLDFSKSGTQMFVYSTLEHPRNGYDSSNDGTYEEQVAELVGQVIRLRKEYGKELLFTNPERILVGTLHSKIRSILETFDGRVESRPSGLFDKWLMKRDELPVLGDDLPPGMEWGSASLDDCRIICSRTDIPRTPEELVHLPNLTIKLEDKTPIVWGLVGIDGSLISIHCEEPYRRQGLAKKLAAKLLREKSTLSASDGLIAADVSPTNASSRAMCKALGGKPDWTTSWICLILSEPETPSNLN; this is translated from the exons ATGGTCAACCACACGCAGTCATTCGACTCTGTACCCCAAGAGCTGGTAGAGCTACTTACTGCCGAGTTGCCATATTCGCTGCCATTATTACGACGGCTGCAATTTACAAAGTTCCCGCAAGGAACTTCTGAACACGCTCGCGTTATCTTCATCTCAGCTACCGAACTCTCATCCCGGCCTGATGTATATACGGCAGCATACCTAGACTTTTCCAAGTCAGGCACTCAGATGTTTGTATATTCGACTCTAGAACACCCTCGCAACGGATATGATTCGAGTAACGATGGGACGTACGAGGAACAAGTAGCGGAATTGGTCGGACAAGTCATTAGATTGCGCAAAGAATACGGGAAAGAGCTGTTATTCACTAACCCAGAACGTATCTTGGTTGGCACTCTTCACTCCAAGATTCGGTCCATCTTGGAAACGTTTGACGGCAGAGTCGAGTCTAGGCCTTCAGGCCTTTTTGATAAATGGCTaatgaagagagacgagTTGCCGGTACTTGGTGATGACCTTCCACCGGGAATGGAATGGGGGAGCGCCAGTTTGGACGATTGCCGCATTATTTGCTCCCGAACAGACATTCCTCGAACTCC AGAGGAGCTAGTTCATCTCCCAAACCTTACAATTAAACTTGAAGACAAGACGCCCATAGTGTGGGGATTAGTTGGAATAGACGGTTCACTCATATCGATTCACTGCGAG GAGCCTTATAGACGACAGGGTCTAGCTAAAAAGCTAGCCGCGAAGCTTTTACGAGAAAAGTCTACACTATCAGCGAGCGATGGACTAATTGCAGCAGACGTGTCGCCTACGAATGCAAGCAGCCGCGCCATGTGCAAGGCTTTGGGTGGTAAACCAGACTGGACTACATCTTG GATCTGCCTCATTTTGTCAGAGCCAGAAACGCCCTCAAATCTAAATTGA
- a CDS encoding uncharacterized protein (EggNog:ENOG41): MSSTEKLESLPAEATATEANLELASSNPPRPTPVPSVSLTVGVDAAAFETASQILQVITRYSLKRSTDTTAKADEGVMKYLAVIYSYVKAGASIPMALPGFPFKSPNSQEKVLGKLPDRAEELSLAHLNSICLSIKDIYPPGANLTIISDGLTYNDLLGVSDKDVWKYGETLRAIATAKGHKHIIFSRLQDLVTITLPEELDEMTYVANASNFRRALLNGFGSPDWTWETASQREDVQLTYKGYIKALGIDLQHMYDFKDDESGTRFRQGVEHIAQQMLARGDAFANAIGQKYKDYVRLSIHASTGAAKLSINLLPTESSYTTPWHCAVAYKLDGTTTTGRRADFDKDDSYELVYENERPSYYREKSPLLSWGTEKGGVVFEPIYPTGWFVRPANGPWSMSLDDVDVEKVRSLCEINSPVILRGFVKKPNKEEFSKKAEEFGKPPEVELWYPLGSQRPGIRYTRPKQCSLFRTDAFPLRWRLQDR, from the exons ATGTCTTCCACAGAGAAGCTCGAGTCTTTGCCTGCTGAGGCTACTGCAACTGAAGCCAACCTTGAATTGGCTTCTTCCAACCCTCCTCGTCCTACCCCAGTTCCCTCAGTATCTTTGACCGTTGGCGTGGATGCAGCCGCTTTCGAGACTGCCTCCCAGATTCTTCAAGTCATAACCAGATACAGCCTAAAGCGATCTACTGACACCACTGCCAAGGCAGATGAGGGCGTTATGAAATATCTTGCTGTCATTTACTCTTATGTCAAGGCTGGCGCTTCAATTCCGATGGCGCTCCCAGGCTTCCCATTCAAGTCTCCCAACTCACAGGAGAAAGTACTGGGCAAGCTGCCTGACAGAGCTGAAGAGCTGTCTCTAGCACATCTCAACTCAATCTGTCTTTCCATCAAAGATATTTACCCTCCCGGTGCAAACCTCACTATCATTTCGGATGGTCTAACATACAATG ACTTACTTGGGGTCTCCGACAAAGATGTATGGAAATATGGAGAGACTCTGAGAGCCATTGCTACTGCCAAGGGACATAAACACATCATCTTCTCACGGCTTCAAGACCTCGTTACAATTACTTTGCCTGAAGAACTCGATGAAATGACATATGTAGCAAACGCGTCAAATTTCCGACGAGCACTGCTCAACGGCTTTGGTAGCCCTGACTGGACATGGGAGACTGCCAGCCAGAGAGAAGACGTCCAATTAACATACAAGGGGTATATCAAGGCCTTGGGGATAGACCTCCAACATATGTACGACTTCAAAGATGACGAGAGCGGGACCAGATTCCGGCAGGGAGTAGAGCACATAGCTCAACAAATGCTGGCTCGTGGAGAT GCATTTGCCAATGCTATTGGACAAAAGTACAAAGACTATGTCCGCTTGTCTATTCATGCGTCCACCGGAGCGGCGAAGCTTTCAATCAACTTGCTGCCTACAGAATCCAGCTACACAACTCCCTGGCATTGTGCCGTCGCGTACAAGTTGGATGGCACAACCACCACGGGTAGGCGGGCCGATTTCGACAAGGATGATTCATATGAGCTTGTCTATGAGAACGAAAGACCTAGTTACTACCGCGAGAAATCACCTCTGTTGTCGTGGGGCACAGAAAAAGGTGGCGTCGTCTTTGAACCGATATATCCAACAGGCTGGTTTGTCAGACCTGCCAACGGTCCCTGGAGCATGTCATTAGACGATGTCGATGTCGAAAAGGTCCGCTCGTTGTGTGAAATCAATTCTCCTGTTATCCTTCGTGGTTTTGTCAAGAAGCCCAACAAAGAGGAGTTCTCTAAAAAAGCAGAGGAGTTTGGCAAGCCCCCTGAAGTGGAACTTTGGTACCCTCTTGGAAGTCAAAGACCGGGGATCCGATACACGAGGCCTAAACAATGTTCTCTCTTCCGAACCGATGCCTTTCCATTACGATGGCGTCTTCAGGACCGTTAG